In Fusarium falciforme chromosome 10, complete sequence, a single genomic region encodes these proteins:
- a CDS encoding Clathrin light chain: MADRFPSLEDFDSGAQTDIKDPSADPSTDDFLAREKALLGDDADQFATNDDAAAFVDAEGDLLGSGGNEQSTFESQFPDLTQPDAGTGLAPGGTAVTGPSVSYNSGYQAYAEEEEEPEVIKEWRERRDAQIAKRVEQFAAQREETIKEAQQNIDDFYDNYNNKKEKGIAQTRKEAEEFLANQEDTVSGGTSWDRIAKLVDVSGKGTKGGASGSGKERFRELLVSLRKDEKAPGATGY; this comes from the exons ATGGCCGACCGATTCCCATCTCTCGAGGACTTTGATTCGGGGG CGCAAACCGATATCAAGGACCCATCCGCCGATCCCTCGACTGATGACTTCCTCGCCCGCGAGAAGGCTCTTCTCGGAGACGATGCTGACCAGTTCGCGACCAACGATGACGCTGCTGCCTTTGTCGATGCCGAAGGCGATCTCCTCGGTTCCGGCGGCAATGAGCAGTCAACATTCGAGTCTCAGTTCCCTGACTTGACTCAGCCTGATGCG GGTACTGGACTTGCGCCCGGCGGAACCGCTGTCACCGGACCTTCTGTCAGCTACAACTCGGGATACCAAGCTTAtgctgaggaagaggaggagcccgAGGTTATCAAGGAGTGGCGCGAACGCCGAGATGCCCAGATTGCGAAGCGTGTCGAACAATTTGCCGCCCAGCGAGAGGAGACCATCAAGGAGGCACAGCAAAACATCGACGATTTCTATGACAACTATAACaacaagaaagagaagggtATCGCCCAGACACGAAAGGAAGCTGAGGAGTTCCTGGCCAACCAGGAGGACACTGTTTCTGGCGGCACCAGCTGGGACCGTATCGCCAAGCTGGTGGATGTCAGCGGCAAGGGTACCAAGGGTGGTGCCTCTGGATCTGGCAAGGAGCGCTTCCGTGAGCTGCTCGTGAGCCTGCGCAAGGACGAGAAGGCGCCTGGTGCCACGGGCTACTAG
- a CDS encoding CID domain-containing protein, which produces MAYNDDSVLARLSSLTETHDSIATAAQWIMFHRRHADRTVQLWLQRLKDSSSTKRLSLIYLANEVAQQSKIRHKDDFIIAFAPIIAEAVSIAYKGAPAELQAKLKRVVDVWKDRTIFESPIQAAVEARIEELDKARGTAKSSFGGSPFGGGGGAAPIPAEFAPLVTAHQTVTKLSIPLKATVASADQEYEKQTNSSTPVPSAPVYAARLNGLLKTLANAESAVAECVKAREDLISGLEKLLGANRAALEHDKTAAAQLTSRKTEIEEKKHAVEVGIMRALGPADSNGTPGEGEGSGTPPEPDRPEMEALTPPPMEPFGAPTPEALTPEGNPPAPATTAEDEAPSYQSLPISTNGSNKRRRVDDGDDFPDLGGDDGIDADVAEMLKEESKS; this is translated from the exons ATGGCTTACAATGATGATTCTGTGCTGGCGCGGCTCTCATCGCTCACTGAGACCCACGACAGCATTGCCACTGCTGCCCAATGGATCATGTTTCATCG GAGACATGCAGACCGTACAGTCCAGCTCTGGTTGCAACGCCTCAAGGACTCGTCCAGCACTAAGAGGTTAAGCTTGATCTACCTCGCGAACG AGGTGGCCCAGCAGTCCAAGATCCGACATAAGGATGACTTTATCATAGCCTTTGCTCCAATCATCGCGGAAGCTGTGTCTATCGCGTACAAGGGTGCTCCCGCTGAGCTCCAAGCGAAACTCAAGCGCGTGGTGGATGTTTGGAAGGACCGGACAATTTTTGAATCGCCCATCCAGGCCGCTGTTGAGGCTCGTATCGAAG AGCTTGACAAAGCTCGCGGTACAGCCAAATCCAGTTTTGGGGGCTCTCcctttggtggtggtggtggtgcagcTCCCATTCCAGCCGAGTTTGCACCATTGGTGACTGCTCATCAGACTGTCACCAAACTGAGCATCCCCTTGAAGGCCACGGTCGCGTCAGCAGACCAAGAGTACGAGAAGCAAACCAACTCTTCAACCCCAGTTCCTTCGGCCCCTGTCTACGCTGCTCGTCTCAACGGTCTCCTCAAGACCCTTGCCAATGCTGAGAGCGCGGTTGCCGAGTGTGTGAAGGCACGCGAGGACCTTATCTCTGGCTTGGAGAAGCTGCTTGGTGCCAATCGTGCTGCATTGGAACATGACAAGACTGCCGCGGCCCAGTTGACGTCTCGAAAGACGGagattgaggagaagaaacaTGCGGTGGAGGTGGGCATCATGCGAGCCTTGGGTCCGGCGGACAGCAACGGCACTccaggagagggagagggttCTGGTACACCACCAGAGCCTGACAGACCGGAGATGGAAGCACTTACTCCCCCTCCTATGGAACCCTTCGGCGCGCCTACCCCTGAGGCATTGACTCCGGAGGGTAACCCGCCTGCTCCAGCTACTACAGCTGAGGATGAAGCGCCATCGTACCAGTCGCTGCCAATCTCAACTAATGGATCCAACAAGCGGCGTCGGGTCGACGATGGTGACGACTTTCCGGATTTGGGAGGTGATGACGGCATTGATGCTGACGTTGCTGAAATGCTCAAGGAGGAGTCCAAGTCATGA
- a CDS encoding calmodulin, which yields MADSLTEEQVSEFKEAFSLFDKDGDGQITTKELGTVMRSLGQNPSESELQDMINEVDADNNGTIDFPEFLTMMARKMKDTDSEEEIREAFKVFDRDNNGFISAAELRHVMTSIGEKLTDDEVDEMIREADQDGDGRIDYNEFVQLMMQK from the exons ATG GCCGACTCCCTCACCGAAGAGCAGGTCTCTGAGTTCAAGGAGGCCTTCTCCCTGTTC GAcaaggatggcgatg GCCAGATCACCACCAAGGAGCTGGGCACCGTCATGCGCTCCCTTGGCCAGAACCCCTCCGAGTCTGAGCTTCAGGACATGATCAACGAGGTCGACGCCGACAACAACGGCACCATCGACTTCCCTG AGTTCCTTACCATGATGGCGCGCAAGATGAAGGACACCGActccgaggaggagatccgCGAGGCTTTCAAG GTCTTCGATCGTGATAACAACGGCTTCATTTCTGCTGCTGAGCTCCGACACGTCATGACCTCTATCGGCGAGAAGCTTaccgacgacgaggttgatgagatgatcCGGGAGGCTGACCAGGACGGTGATGGCCGAATCGACT ACAACGAGTTTGTCCAGCTCATGATGCAAAAATAA